The following are encoded together in the Pelagicoccus enzymogenes genome:
- a CDS encoding peptidase E, translating into MPQKQIIAMGGGGFSMEPDNPLLDAYIVASSPKPLPTVGLLPTASGDSDWLISRFYRAFNQLPCRPKHLPLFRQPVDLQAEVAACDILYVTGGNTRNLLAIWKASGMDKLVRDAWERGVVLAGLSAGAICWFEEGHTDSTGALTAIDCLGFLHGSCSPHYDGEAERQGSYHQLLKSGSIHDGLALDDGAAAHFLGSKLDRVVTSRPQARAFHVSLIGQDIQEKPLATHYLGDASHSLS; encoded by the coding sequence ATGCCACAAAAACAGATCATCGCCATGGGTGGCGGCGGCTTCTCCATGGAACCGGACAATCCCCTGCTCGACGCCTACATCGTCGCCAGCTCCCCCAAGCCTCTCCCGACAGTTGGACTGCTGCCCACCGCCAGCGGCGATTCGGACTGGCTCATCTCCCGCTTCTACCGAGCCTTCAACCAGCTGCCCTGTCGCCCCAAGCACTTGCCCTTGTTCCGCCAACCGGTCGACCTTCAGGCCGAGGTCGCCGCCTGCGACATCCTATACGTCACCGGAGGCAATACCCGCAACCTGCTCGCCATATGGAAAGCGAGCGGTATGGACAAGCTCGTGCGAGACGCCTGGGAACGCGGCGTCGTCCTGGCTGGACTCAGCGCTGGAGCCATCTGCTGGTTCGAAGAAGGACACACCGACTCCACTGGGGCCCTCACCGCTATCGACTGCCTCGGCTTCCTGCACGGGAGCTGCTCGCCTCACTACGACGGCGAAGCGGAAAGGCAAGGCTCCTACCATCAACTTCTTAAATCGGGATCGATCCACGATGGGCTGGCTCTCGACGACGGAGCCGCCGCCCACTTCCTCGGGAGCAAGCTCGACCGAGTCGTCACCTCCCGCCCTCAAGCCAGAGCCTTCCACGTCAGCCTGATCGGCCAAGACATCCAAGAAAAGCCCCTCGCCACCCACTACCTCGGCGACGCATCCCACAGTCTCTCATGA
- a CDS encoding enolase C-terminal domain-like protein, translated as MIRLLEQRIHFSTISTRMPFRYGIATMSRLPIAFVFLKFQFGEPRSESAWGMASDLLPPRWFKKDPKQAPEAEIAELKAVLNKAIETAKGLRTETPFAFWDQLYRAQLEWAEAKEIPPLLANFGTSFVERALLDAFSRHQQTPLCDLIYRRKLGIELGPLHPELYGLSPVDLLPKTPLSSIQVRHTVGFGDPLRDSDITPENQVADALPQSLEAAILHYGISQFKVKINGRLDEDLARLRSLAQIFAERCPQGYALSLDGNEQFENWPQFRAFWEQARAEPALQALLNRVLFIEQPLSRHNALCDKGIGKLSDGSETPPVIIDESDAGSESFRDALDCGYRGISHKNCKGVFKGIANRCLIEYRNQKENTGLFMSGEDLCNLGPVALLQDLAAQSLLGNASVERNGHHYFYGLSQFPAAVQELVCKHHPELFENRSDQTATLTIRGGSLPTAGLHEAPFGTRFQPEELAAALGLSPLS; from the coding sequence ATGATCCGCCTTCTCGAACAGCGTATCCACTTTTCAACGATATCGACGCGTATGCCCTTCCGCTACGGGATCGCGACGATGTCGCGACTCCCGATCGCCTTCGTTTTTCTCAAGTTTCAATTCGGCGAACCCCGCTCCGAAAGCGCTTGGGGAATGGCGTCCGATCTCTTGCCGCCACGCTGGTTCAAGAAGGACCCCAAGCAAGCGCCCGAGGCCGAGATTGCTGAACTCAAAGCCGTACTGAACAAAGCGATCGAAACCGCCAAGGGTCTGCGCACCGAAACACCGTTCGCTTTCTGGGACCAGCTCTACCGCGCCCAGTTGGAGTGGGCCGAGGCGAAGGAAATCCCTCCTCTCCTCGCCAACTTCGGAACCAGCTTCGTCGAAAGGGCCTTGCTCGACGCCTTTTCCCGACACCAGCAAACGCCGCTTTGCGATCTGATCTATCGCCGCAAGCTGGGAATCGAGCTCGGCCCCCTCCACCCCGAGCTCTACGGGCTGTCGCCAGTGGACCTTTTACCGAAAACCCCGCTTTCCAGTATCCAGGTTCGCCATACGGTCGGTTTCGGCGATCCCCTGCGCGATTCCGACATCACCCCCGAAAACCAGGTTGCCGACGCCCTTCCGCAATCTCTCGAGGCGGCGATCCTTCACTACGGGATTTCCCAGTTTAAGGTAAAGATCAACGGACGCTTGGACGAGGACCTCGCTCGCCTGCGTTCCCTCGCCCAAATTTTCGCAGAGCGCTGTCCGCAAGGCTACGCCCTTTCTTTGGACGGAAACGAGCAGTTCGAAAACTGGCCCCAATTCCGCGCCTTCTGGGAACAGGCTCGGGCCGAGCCGGCTCTCCAAGCGCTCCTAAACAGGGTACTCTTCATTGAGCAACCGCTTTCGCGCCACAACGCCCTTTGCGACAAGGGTATCGGAAAGCTTTCTGACGGCAGCGAAACGCCCCCGGTGATCATCGATGAATCCGACGCAGGTTCCGAGAGCTTTCGCGATGCCCTCGACTGCGGCTACCGCGGGATCAGCCACAAGAACTGCAAAGGCGTCTTCAAGGGAATCGCCAATCGATGCTTGATCGAATATCGTAACCAAAAAGAGAATACGGGGCTATTCATGAGCGGCGAAGACCTTTGCAACCTAGGCCCAGTCGCCCTTCTGCAAGATCTCGCCGCCCAATCCCTGTTGGGCAACGCCAGCGTGGAGCGCAACGGCCACCACTATTTCTACGGCCTCTCCCAATTTCCCGCTGCCGTGCAGGAGCTCGTCTGCAAACACCATCCCGAGCTCTTCGAAAATCGTTCCGACCAGACTGCAACCCTCACCATCCGAGGCGGATCGCTTCCCACCGCCGGCCTGCATGAAGCCCCCTTCGGCACTCGCTTCCAGCCCGAGGAACTGGCAGCCGCCCTCGGCCTCTCCCCCTTGAGCTAG